In Balaenoptera musculus isolate JJ_BM4_2016_0621 chromosome 19, mBalMus1.pri.v3, whole genome shotgun sequence, one genomic interval encodes:
- the FUT2 gene encoding galactoside alpha-(1,2)-fucosyltransferase 2 yields the protein MLSTQAPFFFPTAPFILFVFTASTVFHLQQKLVKIQPTRELQTLEPATKESPSSTQWSPQPKGMWTVNAIGRLGNQMGEYATLYALAKMNGRPAFIPPQMHSTLAPIFRITLPVLHDTTASRIPWQNYHLNDWMEERYRHIPGEYVRLTGYPCSWTFYHHLRTEILQEFTLHDHVREEAQNFLRGLQVNGSRPSTYVGVHVRRGDYVHVMPNVWKGVVADRRYLEQALDWFRARYRSPIFVVTSNGMAWCRENIEASRGDVVFAGNGIEGSPAKDFALLTQCNHTIMTIGTFGIWAAYLSGGETIYLANYTLPDSPFLKVFKPEAAFLPEWIGIAADLSPLLKH from the coding sequence ATGCTCAGCACACAGGCACCTTTCTTCTTCCCCACGGCCCCCTTCATCCTCTTCGTCTTCACGGCTTCCACCGTATTTCACCTTCAGCAGAAGCTAGTGAAGATTCAGCCCACACGGGAGTTACAGACGCTGGAGCCAGCAACCAAGGAATCTCCCTCGAGCACCCAGTGGAGCCCGCAGCCGAAGGGCATGTGGACGGTCAATGCCATAGGCCGCCTGGGGAACCAGATGGGGGAGTACGCCACCCTGTACGCCCTGGCCAAGATGAACGGGCGGCCGGCCTTCATCCCACCCCAGATGCACAGCACGCTGGCCCCCATCTTCAGAATCACCCTCCCCGTCCTGCACGACACCACGGCCAGCAGGATCCCCTGGCAGAACTACCACCTGAACGACTGGATGGAGGAGCGGTACCGACACATCCCGGGCGAGTACGTGCGCCTCACCGGCTACCCCTGCTCTTGGACCTTCTACCACCACCTCCGCACCGAGATCCTGCAGGAGTTCACCCTGCACGACCACGTGCGCGAGGAGGCCCAGAACTTTCTGCGGGGTCTGCAGGTGAATGGGAGCCGGCCGAGCACCTACGTAGGGGTCCACGTGCGCCGGGGGGACTACGTCCACGTTATGCCCAACGTGTGGAAGGGCGTGGTGGCCGACCGGCGATACCTGGAGCAGGCCCTGGACTGGTTCCGGGCTCGCTACCGCTCCCCCATCTTCGTGGTCACGAGCAACGGCATGGCCTGGTGTCGGGAAAACATTGAGGCCTCCCGCGGGGATGTGGTCTTTGCCGGCAATGGCATTGAGGGCTCACCCGCCAAGGATTTTGCATTGCTCACGCAATGTAATCACACCATCATGACCATTGGGACGTTTGGGATCTGGGCCGCCTACCTCTCAGGTGGAGAGACCATCTACCTGGCCAATTATACCCTCCCAGACTCTCCCTTCCTCAAAGTCTTTAAGCCAGAGGCAGCCTTCCTGCCAGAGTGGATTGGGATCGCGGCAGACCTGTCCCCACTCCTCAAGCACTGA